A window from Leptospira meyeri encodes these proteins:
- a CDS encoding LIC_20245 family lipoprotein — MGIQKKLLFVSIALIGLFFLILLVMGGEDEEEARRKKERGSQALALFGGGSSNPKGTNRLGVRGEDAGSIFDSDYYNAGGMRYEEDGNLAGSESGEVPINPQTGKPYPPEAMQAFEELREQFPDNDLIPKRTTAEEKKKAAEFNQKLSRATNSVFGGNANATDVALYYNHVRKQGKDRLEIINYLIESQGGDDPEMDKKFQEILKNIQYQNEQVEKEAAGAFEKAGLPPPN, encoded by the coding sequence ATGGGAATCCAAAAAAAATTACTCTTTGTCTCTATCGCACTGATTGGGCTTTTTTTTCTCATCTTACTTGTAATGGGTGGAGAGGATGAAGAAGAGGCTCGCCGTAAAAAAGAAAGAGGGTCTCAAGCCCTTGCCCTATTTGGAGGTGGAAGCAGCAACCCGAAAGGAACCAATCGTTTGGGGGTACGTGGGGAAGATGCAGGTTCCATCTTCGATTCCGACTATTACAATGCTGGTGGGATGCGTTATGAAGAAGATGGCAATCTTGCAGGCTCAGAATCGGGCGAAGTTCCCATCAATCCGCAAACTGGAAAACCATATCCTCCCGAGGCCATGCAGGCTTTTGAAGAGCTGCGAGAACAATTTCCTGATAATGATTTGATTCCGAAACGAACCACCGCCGAAGAGAAAAAAAAGGCAGCTGAATTTAATCAAAAACTATCACGAGCCACAAACTCCGTATTTGGCGGAAATGCAAATGCAACGGATGTTGCCTTGTATTATAACCATGTTCGAAAACAAGGAAAAGATCGATTGGAAATCATTAACTACCTGATTGAATCTCAAGGCGGAGATGATCCAGAGATGGATAAAAAATTCCAAGAAATTTTGAAAAACATTCAATACCAAAACGAACAGGTGGAAAAAGAAGCAGCTGGCGCTTTTGAAAAAGCAGGCCTTCCTCCTCCAAATTAA
- a CDS encoding LIC11073 family putative lipoprotein, whose amino-acid sequence MRFPSLHPIYLICISFLSFFHCGINTDTPVAPFVFLVPPNVPQILSVVAVNSNITNDYQTDFFNYNADPRPEFILRYFVTNREPQFQGYNLYVTTAFPGIIQTIQGEWLEDGVQPSFPHLPYEASTSSNKVVTKRIRFAVPPPGAEFFQKCQIYNFTMRSMLTGGLISNPSTAVSTCAIPNRVNDIQTLCATGAGCNTSTCANPACGTPSACALGTACNPCTKGNNDLGCTCPAGQSPPGCQYVGP is encoded by the coding sequence ATGCGTTTTCCCTCTTTACATCCAATTTACTTAATCTGCATATCTTTTCTCTCTTTTTTTCACTGCGGGATCAATACAGATACACCCGTGGCACCCTTTGTTTTTTTGGTTCCGCCCAATGTGCCACAGATTCTTTCGGTTGTGGCGGTCAATAGCAACATTACCAACGATTACCAAACCGATTTTTTCAATTACAATGCTGACCCAAGACCTGAATTTATTTTACGTTATTTTGTCACCAACAGAGAACCCCAGTTTCAGGGGTACAATCTCTATGTGACCACAGCTTTCCCTGGAATCATCCAAACCATCCAAGGAGAGTGGTTAGAAGATGGGGTTCAACCCAGTTTTCCCCACCTCCCTTATGAAGCCTCAACTTCCTCCAATAAAGTTGTAACCAAACGAATTCGGTTTGCGGTTCCTCCTCCTGGGGCAGAATTCTTTCAAAAATGCCAAATTTACAATTTTACGATGCGGTCTATGCTCACAGGTGGACTGATCTCCAACCCTTCCACGGCAGTGAGTACCTGTGCCATCCCCAACCGGGTAAATGACATCCAAACACTTTGTGCCACAGGGGCTGGTTGTAATACATCTACTTGCGCCAATCCGGCTTGCGGCACACCCAGTGCCTGTGCTCTAGGAACTGCCTGTAATCCTTGCACCAAAGGAAATAACGATCTCGGTTGCACATGCCCTGCGGGCCAATCACCTCCAGGATGCCAATACGTTGGCCCATAA
- the rsmI gene encoding 16S rRNA (cytidine(1402)-2'-O)-methyltransferase, protein MAHKRETGSLYVVATPIGNLGDITLRALEIFKEVDLVLCESAKETRSLFSKLEITTPVLALYKDSSETPFANVLDQLKAGKSMALVSDAGTPGVSDPGSQMVRIAREKGIRIVPVPGASALTALLSVSGFQVNPTYFLGFLSEKPSKKRRELERASEIDGLVVFYESVHKLPRLYPMLEELFPETEVLVGRELTKTFEEVLYYANPRELAKDPPNAKGEFVFLLNHRKKTLKGNSDSSDM, encoded by the coding sequence TTGGCCCATAAACGGGAAACAGGTTCTCTTTATGTCGTGGCAACTCCTATCGGAAACTTGGGAGACATCACACTACGTGCCTTAGAAATCTTTAAAGAGGTGGACCTAGTCCTTTGCGAATCGGCAAAAGAAACTCGTTCTCTATTTTCCAAATTAGAAATCACGACTCCGGTACTTGCCCTTTATAAAGACAGTTCGGAAACGCCATTTGCCAATGTCTTAGACCAACTAAAGGCAGGGAAATCGATGGCCTTGGTATCCGATGCAGGAACCCCGGGGGTTTCGGATCCCGGTAGCCAGATGGTCCGCATCGCCCGGGAAAAGGGAATTCGGATCGTCCCGGTTCCAGGTGCTTCCGCTCTCACGGCTCTTTTGTCTGTTTCTGGATTTCAGGTCAATCCCACATATTTTTTGGGTTTCCTGTCTGAAAAACCGAGTAAAAAACGCCGAGAATTAGAAAGAGCCTCTGAGATCGATGGACTTGTTGTTTTTTATGAATCTGTCCACAAACTTCCGAGACTCTACCCAATGCTCGAAGAGCTCTTTCCGGAAACGGAAGTGCTTGTGGGAAGGGAGTTGACAAAGACCTTTGAAGAGGTACTTTACTATGCAAATCCTAGGGAATTGGCAAAAGATCCGCCAAATGCCAAGGGAGAGTTTGTTTTTCTCTTAAACCATCGAAAAAAAACACTTAAGGGAAATTCAGATTCCTCCGATATGTGA
- a CDS encoding flagellar biosynthesis anti-sigma factor FlgM produces the protein MNVDKVGRVGGYGYEPKKTQGPKETETQAPVDTISISDAAKKIASEAKLQAEVKQIAKQIVQAPPEEDRTEKIKAIKERLKNGDYDNLSTEMLDKISDQIASTFLGQQ, from the coding sequence ATGAACGTCGACAAAGTAGGACGAGTTGGTGGTTACGGGTACGAACCAAAAAAAACTCAAGGCCCAAAAGAAACCGAAACGCAAGCACCTGTAGATACAATTTCGATCTCTGATGCTGCCAAAAAAATTGCATCGGAAGCAAAATTACAAGCTGAAGTTAAACAAATCGCAAAACAAATCGTACAGGCTCCTCCAGAAGAAGATCGTACGGAAAAAATCAAAGCGATCAAAGAACGATTGAAAAACGGTGACTATGACAATCTCTCCACAGAGATGTTGGACAAAATCTCCGACCAAATCGCGTCAACTTTCCTCGGACAACAGTAA